A section of the Cinclus cinclus chromosome 27, bCinCin1.1, whole genome shotgun sequence genome encodes:
- the EIF2D gene encoding eukaryotic translation initiation factor 2D isoform X2 — translation MNHRNPILFEVEKVLYPTVYTLWVYPDLLPAFATWPPVLQKLAGGADLMLPGVVVPPSGLPQVQRGTLCAVTLLGNRAPVAVGVATMSTEEMLAAGMKGKGFAVLHTHLDHLWEYGDKSSPPTLAPLVTDSAAKESDGDEEELQGKEPGSSCCPEPEQHVDIRDLSLKDRDTCAELLGKEELPENRAAQPAEDASIEDQQEAEDSRTPQEQMDALFNQCFFHALKCKVKKSDLPLLTSTFLGSHMVSCCPAGKQLDIKKSSYKKFSKFLQCMQHQRILQVKELSKGVESIVDVDWKHPDIKAFAVPEGFSSASAAQDSRSEDREQVYRAPEIIPLYGVSTKMIPLFQESGHRKGSILSSSEVRNTIINYVKSNELVDEINKNFVKVNAILCDCLLDKSEQDEISHLKWDELLSRCLERLRPLHQVTFPGQEPVVRKGNIEPIDISIAQRSSNKKVTVIKNLELYGLDPQCVANTLQQKVQASATISPAPGAKDRVQVQIQGNQIHHLAKMLLEEYELPRKYIQGLEKAPKLGRKK, via the exons ATCTGATGCTGCCAGGAGTTGTGGTGCCACCTTCTGGCCTCCCTCAAGTGCAACGGGGCACGCTCTGTGCTGTCACCCTCCTGGGAAACAG aGCTCCTGTGGCAGTTGGAGTTGCCACCATGTCCACGGAGGAGATGCTGGCTGCTGGAATGAAAGGGAAGGgctttgctgtgctgcacaCTCACCTGGATCACCTCTG GGAATATGGTGACAAATCTTCTCCTCCTACCTTAGCTCCCTTGGTAACAGATTCTGCTGCAAAGGAGAGTGATGGAGatgaggaggagctgcaggggaaggagcctggcagcagctgctgccctgagccagAGCAGCATGTGGACATCAGGGATTTGAGCCTGAAGGACAGAGACACTTGTGCAGaactgctggggaaggaggagctcCCTGAGAACAGAGCTGCACAACCAGCTGAGGATGCCAGCATAGAGGATCAGCAGGAAGCTGAGGACAGCAGGACCCCACAAG agcagatgGATGCATTGTTTAATCAGTGCTTTTTCCATGCCTTAAAATGCAAAGTAAAGAAGTCAGATCTCCCTCTGCTCACCAGCACATTTCTAGGCAGCCACATGGTCTCCTGCTG cCCTGCTGGAAAACAACTGGACATAAAGAAATCAAGCTATAAGAAG TTCTCTAAATTCCTGCAATGCATGCAGCACCAGAGGATCTTGCAAGTGAAGGAGCTGAGCAAAGGTGTGGAGAGCATCGTGGACGTGGACTGGAAACACCCAGA CATTAAAGCATTTGCAGTGCCTGAAGGATTTtcctcagcctctgctgccCAAGACAGCAGAAGTGAAGACAGAGAGCAAGTGTACCGTGCTCCTGAAATCATTCCACTCTATGGGGTCTCCACAAAAATGATCCCACTCTTTCAGGAATCTGGACACAG AAAAGGCAGCATCCTCTCAAGCAGTGAGGTGAGAAATACCATAATTAACTATGTGAAGAGTAACGAGTTGGTTgatgaaataaacaaaaa CTTTGTAAAGGTGAATGCCATTCTGTGTGACTGCCTGTTGGATaaatcagagcaggatgagATCTCACACCTTAAATGGGATGAACTCTTGAGCAG GTGCCTTGAACGACTGCGGCCCTTACACCAGGTGACGTTTCCTGGACAAGAACCTGTGGTGAGGAAAGGAAACATTGAGCCCATTGACATCAGCATAGCGCAGAGATCATCAAACAAGAAG GTGACAGTTATCAAGAACCTCGAGCTGTATGGTCTGGACCCACAGTGTGTGGCCAACACTCTCCAACAGAAGGTCCAAGCCAGTGCCACCAtcagcccagcaccaggagcaaaGGACAGAGTCCAGGTCCAGATCCAAGGCAACCAAATCCATCATCTGGCCAAGATGCTGCTCG AAGAATATGAGCTACCTCGGAAATACATCCagggcctggagaaggctccaaaGCTCGGCCGCAAGAAGTAG